In a single window of the Acyrthosiphon pisum isolate AL4f chromosome X, pea_aphid_22Mar2018_4r6ur, whole genome shotgun sequence genome:
- the LOC100165151 gene encoding DNA primase large subunit produces MNFTPSRKNVALEELKKPSYDHDLQLYREIPDININLDEFEEWAIERLKVLQILEQLSLKGNTSNYEDFTKSVVQEIKKEGLKHMHKLINGGIYKDYNENCDARKRDLCSHFILRLIYCKSDELRKWFINREIELFKLRWTLLSKSDKLKFLSSNNTNYSAVSEEEHQIMVDSMGSLATAGNNNEYFKVRWTQVLDLVRNRKVYLCDGFAYVIQTDVISGVCQTFRSELSQELVKCFQKFSIISEDERFGAFIKYLHQSYMGKNYSVTENMSTLSINTIDHSSKSFPLCMKRLHVVLRSEHHLKHQARQQYGLFLKGAGLPLEQALVLWRSEFTKKMDADKFDKQYSYNIRHNYGKEGKKVNYTPYSCMKIIMGAVGLDEYHGCPYKHTNSQALKQLLETSNISTQSIQEILNLSQNGHYQIACTKYFEAHNGVSPSCTAINHPNQFFEESQKLKGFIEESNINVVDEV; encoded by the exons ATGAATTTTACTCCAAGTAGAAAAAATGTAGCGTTAGAAGAACTCAAAAAACCCTCTTACGATCACGATTTACAACTGTATCGTGAAATTCctgatatcaatattaatttggaTGAGTTTGAAGAATGGGCAATTGAAAGACTTAAGG ttttacaaataTTGGAACAATTGAGTTTGAAAGGAAACACAAGTAATTATGAAGATTTTACTAAATCTGTGGTTCAAGAAATAAAGAAAGAAGGATTAAAACACATGCATAAATTG ATAAACGGTGGCATTTATAAGGATTACAATGAAAACTGTGATGCGAGAAAAAGAGATTTATGTTCACATTTCATTCTtcgattaatttattgtaaaagtgATGAGTTACGAAAATGGTTCATCAACAGGGAAATCGAATTATTCAAATTACGTTGGACACTACTTTCAAAAAGcgataaactaaaatttttatcatcaaacaATACTAATTATTCAGCT gTTAGCGAAGAAGAACATCAAATAATGGTTGATAGTATGGGATCTTTGGCTACAGCTGGAAATaataatgagtattttaaaGTCCGCTGGACACAAGTTTTGGATTTAGTTCGTAATAGAAAAGTTTACCTCTGTGATGGATTTGCTTATGTTATACAAACGGATGTTATCTCCGGTGTTTGCCAAACATTTCGGTCAGAACTTTCTCAAGAATTAgta aaatgttttcaaaaattcagTATTATTAGTGAAGATGAACGGTTCGgtgcttttataaaatatttgcatcaGTCCTATATGGGAAAAAATTACTCTGTTACAGAAAACATGTCTACTTTATCTATTAATACTATTGATCAT tcTTCAAAGTCTTTTCCTCTATGTATGAAACGGTTGCATGTAGTTTTGAGGAGTGAACATCATTTGAAACATCAAGCTCGTCAACagtatggtttatttttaaaaggagcCGGATTACCGCTTGAACAAGCTTTGGTGTTATGGAGATCAGAATTTACTAAGAAAATGGATGCAGATAAA tttgataaacaatatagttataatataagacataattaTGGCAAAGAAGGAAAAAAAGTAAACTATACACCATACAGctgtatgaaaataattatgggTGCAGTGGGTTTGGATGAATATCACGGGTGTCCATATAAACATACTAATAGTCAAGCATTAAAGCAATTACTTGAGACTTCTAACATTTCAACTCAAA GCATTCAAGAAATTTTAAATCTGTCTCAAAATGGACATTATCAAATTgcttgtacaaaatattttgaagcaCATAATGGTGTATCACCTTCTTGCACAGCTATCA
- the LOC100163473 gene encoding Golgi apparatus protein 1, whose product MAGPVVVASVLLLLLSTAHASAVDSLLAEPSCVDYLKLRCANAGTAAVSKLDILECIQLYEDSDFSGNCPKAIWTHLKKFMAKENLRAVLWPKCRYEIEKLNCERDKNWFGCIVDKKQSIRNNDCLHLIMRIENIAFSDFRLITNFSNSCQDDIKKFHCYNTSITDTLYRGRVLECLQSNIDKLSPKQCLPLVYKLSEWQADNIKFDYSLHMACLKDKEKLCADIPTGSGLVYNCLAGHIGSGQMSLPCQNQLWRREKLISGNIRVSKGLTRACREDIRTYRCRRLVSDDKDVRLAQLLLCLENAIHNGSKVSSDCQFELMEHRKLLLQNHHLSPEVVSTCSNDIEKYCRNNEVSRRTIHCLMDHSKPSRQKNRIDKACQKSLQKLMRITNIGEDWRVDPVLQEMCQSEVDKYCSDIPPGYHRVISCLLEKLFVGSVQDKCKNALLPVQYFINRDFTLNPALYQACYSDASRICKATGDWIKESKENLILPCLTQYYRPFTSSSTGAKYKLKPKCKDQVRKVMIQRAISVDLNPEIAEACIKDLPNFCHEKTGVGEEMLCLQDHFNNKKMTKECKESIRLWTEAQAEDIQLNPVIRLHCKPFIQQFCSAELLSKDEIGKNDVMDCLIKNKNDPEMKTELKCRAAVEHFQLISMNDYRFTLSFKEACRSTVIRYCPKSRTKPEVVACLSEVVRNDTITDSKHKVTKPCRQQLRAQLLQQREFLDLDPVLKNACQNDIAKHCSNMESGSAQVLVCLEMNKSLLSDQCHRVIFLIQRQDLTDSSSDYVLLTKCHKMLQLYCKEENSSRALSCLKKFKHDLTFEKQCQSLVIQRMIEQSDDYRLDPALHHSCQADINLYCSQILAKLRPESEYNGKVLQCLKEKFRQRKLKPECEKQVSITLRESALNYKLNPLLRSLCTTEIKELCRKEEHNEGNGDIEDSGQVEECLKQAMSHGLIESRACRLEVAGLIEESKADINVDPLLQRACFLDITKYCDEVPQGAGRHLQCLQTVVQSKTKTLSAKCHDMLLQRMEMFKNAKALIYPESLQQLYGQVAKSPSKKYLIVVLFTFTGLIFIVGLFCGRVSRRSAISKKK is encoded by the exons ATGGCCGGGCCCGTCGTTGTCGCTTCGGTCCTGCTGTTGTTATTGAGCACGGCTCATGCGTCCGCTGTCGATTCGTTGCTGGCCGAACCGTCGTGTGTCGATTACTTGAAATTGAGATGTGCCAACGCGGGCACTGCGGCTGTGTCAAAACTTGACATTCTGGAATGCATACAGCTCTACGAG gATTCCGATTTTTCGGGAAACTGTCCAAAAGCCATATGGActcatttaaaaaagtttatggCAAAAGAAAATCTTCGAGCTGTACTATGGCCAAAATGTAGATATGAAATTGAGAAACTCAACTGCGAACGAGACAAGAATTGGTTTGGTTGCATAGTTGACAAAAAACAGAGCATTAGAAATAATGATTGTCTTCATTTAATAATGCGAATAGAAAATATAGCATTTTCTGATTTTAGACTAATCACAAATTTTTCAAACTCATGCCaagatgatataaaaaaatttcattgttACAACACTTCTATCACTGAT ACATTGTATCGAGGACGTGTATTGGAATGCCTTCAATCTAATATAGACAAGCTTTCTCCAAAGCAATGTTTACCTTTAGTTTATAAACTATCCGAGTGGCAAGccgataatataaaatttgattattccCTTCATATGGCCTGCTTAAAAGACAAAGAGAAATTATGTGCTGACATCCCAACTGGTAGTGGTCTTGTTTACAACTGTCTTGCTGGACATATTGGTAGCGGACAAATGTCACTTCCG TGCCAAAATCAACTTTGGAGGAGAGAAAAACTGATTTCTGGTAATATTAGAGTCAGTAAAGGATTAACTAGAGCATGTAGAGAAGACATCCGCACATACCGTTGTCGAAGATTAGTATCTGATGATAAGGATGTACGCTTGGCACAACTTTTGCtgtgtttagaaaatgctaTACATAATG gCAGTAAAGTATCCTCTGATTGTCAATTTGAATTAATGGAACATCGAAAATTGTTACTCCAAAATCACCATTTATCTCCAGAGGTTGTTTCTACGTGTTCTaatgatattgaaaaatattgtagaaaTAATGAAGTTAGCAGACGAACAATTCATTGTTTAATGGATCATTCTAAGCCATCACGTCAAAAAAACCGTATAGATAAAGCTTGTCAAAAATCG TTACAAAAACTTATGCGAATCACAAATATTGGTGAAGACTGGAGAGTAGATCCTGTACTGCAAGAAATGTGTCAGTCTGAAGTTGATAAATATTGCTCTGATATACCTCCTGGTTACCacag GGTGATATCTTGTTtgttggaaaagttatttgttgGATCAGTACAAGATAAGTGCAAGAACGCATTACTGccagttcaatattttattaatcgcgATTTCACATTAAACCCTGCATTATATCAAGCCTGTTATTCGGATGCATCTAGGATATGCAAAGCTACTGGAGATTGGATTAAAGAATCTaaagaaaatttgattttgccaTGTCTTACTCAGTACTATCGACCTTTTACATCATCTTCAACTGGagcaaaatataaa ttAAAACCAAAATGTAAAGATCAAGTACGAAAAGTTATGATACAAAGAGCTATTAGTGTAGATCTAAATCCAGAAATTGCTGAAGCATGTATTAAGGATCTTCCAAACTTTTGTCACGAGAAAACTGGTGTTGGAGAGGAAATGCTCTGTTTACAAGACCactttaataa caAAAAGATGACCAAAGAATGTAAGGAATCTATTAGGCTATGGACAGAAGCACAAGCTGAAGATATTCAGCTAAACCCTGTTATTAGATTACATTGTAAACCATTCATTCAACAATTTTGTTCG GCTGAACTTTTATCTAAAGATGAAATTGGTAAAAATGATGTAATGGACTGtttgatcaaaaataaaaacgatccAGAAATGAAAACGGAGTTAAAATGCCGTGCTGCTGTAGAACATTTTCAATTGATATCTATGAATGATTACCGTTTTACTTTATCATTCAAAGAAGCTTGTCGATCAACTGTTATTAGGTATTGTCCTAAATCTCGAACCAAACCAGAG gtTGTAGCATGTTTAAGTGAAGTAGTACGCAATGATACTATTACTGACTCTAAACATAAAGTTACAAAACCATGTAGACAACAATTACGTGCCCAGTTATTACAGCAACGTGAATTCTTAGATTTAGACCcggttttaaaaaatgcatgtcAAAATGATATTGCAAAACATTGTTCTAATATGGAATCTGGTTCAGCACAG gtTTTAGTGTGTCTTGAAATGAACAAAAGCTTATTGTCAGATCAATGTCatagagtaatatttttaatacagcgACAAGATTTGACCGACAGTTCATCAGATTATGTTTTGTTAACAAAATGCCATAAAATGTTGCAACTATATTGTAAAGAAGAAAATTCCTCTCGAGCTTTAAGCTGTCTAAAG AAATTCAAACACGATCTGACGTTTGAAAAACAATGTCAGTCCCTTGTAATTCAACGTATGATTGAACAAAGTGATGACTATCGACTGGATCCAGCACTACATCATAGTTGTCAAGCagacataaatttatattgtagtcAAATATTGGCTAAATTACGCCCAGAGTCTGAGTATAATGGAAAAGTGTtacaatgtttaaaag aaaagtTTCGGCAAAGAAAGCTTAAGCCAGAATGCGAGAAACAAGTATCTATTACTTTACGTGAATCAGCATTAAATTACAAACTAAATCCATTGTTACGAAGTCTTTGTACAACCGAG ATTAAAGAGCTCTGCCGAAAAGAAGAGCACAACGAAGGCAATGGTGATATAGAAGATTCTGGACAAGTGGAAGAATGTTTAAAACAAGCAATGAGTCATGGTTTAATAGAAAGTCGGGCTTGTCGTTTAGAAGTAGCTGGATTGATTGAAGAATCCAAGGCTGATATAAATGTAGATCCATTGTTGCAACGAGCATGTTTTTTAGATATAACCAAGTACTGTGATGAAGTTCCTCAAGGAGCTGGAAGAC atttaCAATGCCTACAAACTGTTGTTCAATCCAAAACTAAAACGCTCAGTGCCAAGTGTCATGACATGCTATTGCAGAGGatggaaatgtttaaaaacgcTAAAGCATTG ATTTATCCAGAGAGTTTACAACAGTTGTACGGACAAGTTGCCAAATCACCTTCCAAGAAATACCTAATAGTAGTTTTGTTCACTTTCACGGGACTAATATTTATAGTTGGTTTGTTTTGTGGTCGTGTTAGTCGAAGAAGtgcaatttctaaaaaaaaatag